The bacterium CG_4_10_14_0_2_um_filter_33_32 genomic sequence TCTAACATTAACTCTTTTTCTTCAATTATTTCCTGTTTTGCATCTAATATTATCCCATTAGCTTCATTTTTCGCTAACTCAATCATGGATGATTTAACTTGCTCTCCGCTCTCTCTGGCTTCTTTAATAATATTTGACGCTTCTTTTTTAGCCTTCAAAATAATTTCTTCGCGTTCCTTGCCAGTGGTCTCAACTTTTTCTTCTATCTCTTTGCATTGCTTTAAGCTCTTTTCTACCTTTTTGGATCGATCCTCTAATACCTTTAATACAGGCTTGTAAAGAAATTTGTATAGCACCAATAAAAGCAATGCAAAGTTTATTGCTTGCGCTATAAGAAGTTTTGGTTCTATGCCGATTGCTTTTAGTGCTTCCATTTATTAAACCCCTTAAACAAATTTAATAATCAAGGCTATAACTAATGCATAGATAGCGATGGCTTCTGCGAATGCAGCCATAAGAATTAAGTTTGACTGAATTTTGTCTGATGCTTCAGGATTCCTTCCAATAGCTTCTAACCCTTTACTTGCTAACAAGCCAATACCAATAGCTGGTCCTATTGAGCCTAACCCAATAGCTAATCCTGTTGCCAATAGTTGTGCTGCTTCTTTTTCCATTTTTACTCTCCTTTTTTATCTCCCCCAATTATTTTTGATATAAATTAATGATTTTCGTGACTTATGGTAGCCATTTTTATAAATACTAAGGCTAACATAGTAAAAACAAGTGCCTGTATAAACCCAACAAATAACTCCATAATATAGAATGGCAAAGGCACTACGTAAGGTATCAAGGTGGCTAAAACTGTCAAAAGTACTTCTCCTGCGAAAATATTACCGAAAAGCCTAAAGGCAAATGAAATTACTCTTACAACTTCACCAACAAGTTCTAACAGTCCTACAAAGAATAATATTGGAGAAGATAAGTTAATAAATTTTTTAAAATATTTTACAAAACCTAAAGCAGCAATACCTATAACCTGCGCGCTCAAAACAGCAATAACACCCAGTGCTACAGTTGTATTTAAATCAGCGGTACCCGCTCTAAGAAATGGTACCAATACTTCCTGTCCTTCTTTGCTGACTTCGTGAAAACCTATAGTACCGAACCCCGGAAGCAATCCAAACCAGTTATTAAAAAGTATAAATATAAAGAATGTTGCGATAAGCGGAAAAATCTTTTGTGATAACTTTCGATCCTTAGTAATACTATCAGTTAGATTCAATAATGCTTCAACAATAGCTTCACAAACATTCTGAATCCCTTTTGGTACCTTACTCATTTTCTTTGTAGCTAAAAAAGATAAAGATCCAAGCGCCATAGAAACAACGCCCGTTGCTAACATACTGTTTGTAACAGGTATTGGGCCGATATTGAATATTTGTTCTGCAGCAATCGAAATATGCATTATTTGTTTCCTTTTATATATTTCTTATATATACCATAAATACCATATGCGGACATGAATAAAGAAAAAAATATCCCTAAAAATAAAAATAGCGGGCTTGTACGAAATGTCTTATCCAACCAAACCCCTAAAAGCGTAAATAAAACTAAAGGTATACTAATTCTAAATCCGATTTCGATCATTGCTGGATAAACTACTGATTTTGCCTGTTTTTTCTTTTCCATCTTTATTATAAAAATAAAATAATACCACTTTTACAAGTGATATATTTAAATAGTATAGCAGCACGGCATTGTAGTGTCAATACTCTTAATCTATTGACTTAATATAGTCTAAAAAGCTCATTCTTCTTTATTCTCATCGGAATAATTATCTTTATATTCGTTTTTCCCTGTAAAAAAATGCTTACCTTTATCCTTAAAATGATAATATTTACCAAAAAGCCTAGATCTGTAATTCCTAATCCTCGAAGAAACACCGATTAGATAAAAACCTATAACTATAAAAATTATTGGCCAAATTATATCCCACGTACCTGCCGGAAAAATAACAATTCCCAAATTCTTTAGTAAAAATAGAAATCCAAACAAAAAGATTAATAAACCTATAATCATAAAAACTCCTTAATATTTCTATGGTAAATGATAGAATATGATTAATTTAATTCAATGTTAAAATAAACAATTTATATATTTACTTATACTAAGTAATACTTTATTATTTATTAAAACAGTATAACGCAATAAAGGAGATAATTATGGTCAATCAACACAATGTAAAAGTATTCTCAACACCAACATGCCCTTGGTGTATAAAAGTAAAAGAATATCTTGATGAAAAACAAATTTCTCATGAAGATATAGACGTTTCTAGTGATAAAAAAGCAGCAATGGAAATGGTAGACAAATCGAAGCAAATGGGCGTTCCGCAGATATGGATTGATGATGAAGTAGTAGTTGGATTTGACAAAGAAAAAATTAATCAGTTACTTGGTTTATAAAAAATAATTAATTTAGAATTTATTCCATTTAAAATAGTTATTCATGCCATCTAATGCGCCTTTTCTAAAATATTTCTCTAGCTGACTTTTTTTAAGATATGTCCATTCATAACCAGTATGTTCTTCGGAAATTCTAATCTTCCCTCCCTTATATAAACCCTCAAAAAATATCCAAACCACATCTTTTTTCTTTCTGTCTGATTTTGAGATAGTTTGATGTCTCCCGATAGAAATGGGAGACATTTTAAGGGTATATTTAAAGTCATTTCCTAATTCTTCTTTAATCTCCCTTTTTGTCACTGTCTCAAAATTTTCGTTTATATCTTTTGTTCTTATATAACCTCCTGGAAAATCATAATAACCAGCCATTGAACTATTTTCGGGCAACTTGAGAAGAAGCATTTGCCCTGATTTATTTTTAATAATTACCTTAAGAGATATTTGAAAATATTTATTATTATCCTTCATAATTTAACCAATTAAAAAATGCCCTTTGGGGCATTGAGTTTAAATATCTTGTAATCTCTCAACAAGAGTTTTTATCTCACAGTAATGCCTAT encodes the following:
- the atpE gene encoding ATP synthase F0 subunit C, which translates into the protein MEKEAAQLLATGLAIGLGSIGPAIGIGLLASKGLEAIGRNPEASDKIQSNLILMAAFAEAIAIYALVIALIIKFV
- the atpF gene encoding ATP synthase F0 subunit B, yielding MEALKAIGIEPKLLIAQAINFALLLLVLYKFLYKPVLKVLEDRSKKVEKSLKQCKEIEEKVETTGKEREEIILKAKKEASNIIKEARESGEQVKSSMIELAKNEANGIILDAKQEIIEEKELMLEELKEETADIVSKALQSIIKDDTSRLDNILIGEAVNELDKGEVDNA
- a CDS encoding NrdH-redoxin, giving the protein MVNQHNVKVFSTPTCPWCIKVKEYLDEKQISHEDIDVSSDKKAAMEMVDKSKQMGVPQIWIDDEVVVGFDKEKINQLLGL
- the atpB gene encoding ATP synthase F0 subunit A, which gives rise to MHISIAAEQIFNIGPIPVTNSMLATGVVSMALGSLSFLATKKMSKVPKGIQNVCEAIVEALLNLTDSITKDRKLSQKIFPLIATFFIFILFNNWFGLLPGFGTIGFHEVSKEGQEVLVPFLRAGTADLNTTVALGVIAVLSAQVIGIAALGFVKYFKKFINLSSPILFFVGLLELVGEVVRVISFAFRLFGNIFAGEVLLTVLATLIPYVVPLPFYIMELFVGFIQALVFTMLALVFIKMATISHENH